A region from the Rhodopseudomonas julia genome encodes:
- the leuS gene encoding leucine--tRNA ligase, protein MTASTERYNPRNVEAYWQSVWEERGLFRCSNDDPRPKYYVLEMFPYPSGRIHIGHTRNYTMGDVVARYRRARGYNVLHPMGWDAFGMPAENAAMQNKVHPKEWTYANIATMRDQLKLMGFSIDWAREFATCDVCYYAQQQRLFLDFLEAGLVKRKSAKVNWDPVDQTVLANEQVIDGRGWRSGAVVEQRELTQWFFAISDYADDLLEELKGLTRWPEKVRVMQEKWIGRSEGLKVRFEFADAKASGEEYLEVFTTRPDTLFGAAFMALSPDHPLAAKLAATDEKAAAFIAECHRRGTSAEAIETAEKSGYDTGLKVRHPFIEGAVLPVYIANFVLMGYGTGAIFGCPAHDQRDLDFANRYGLPVKPVVKPEDADPENFAVTDEAYTGPGRLFHSDFLDGMTIEEGKDAVARRLEARTVGDGPQAAREVNFRLRDWGISRQRYWGCPIPMIHCESCGSVPVPVADLPVELPDDIDFDKPGNPLDRHPTWKNVDCPKCGKPARRETDTMDTFVDSSWYFARFTAPQADTPTIPDVADAWLPVDQYIGGIEHAILHLLYSRFFVRAMQKTGHLDLKEPFAGLFTQGMVVHETYREPNGPFLPPEEVIVEETDGTRRARHAKSGGIVEIGPIEKMSKSKRNTVGPEEISRNYGADTARWFMLSDSPPERDVQWSAAGVEGAHRFVQRVWRLVTSAKGSLPAAGTPQPSGFNEADDALRRATHAAIRDVTDAIENLRFNRAIAFVHDLANQIGGHDSGDRDSGLWAHREALEALVLLSAPFMPHLAEACWQALGHDKLVAETAWPEADAALLREDEITLPLQVNGKKRDDLVVARDASKETIEAAALASETVQRFLEGRPARKVIVVPGRIVNVVG, encoded by the coding sequence ATGACTGCGTCAACAGAGCGTTATAATCCGCGAAACGTCGAGGCTTACTGGCAATCCGTCTGGGAGGAGCGCGGCCTTTTCCGCTGCTCCAACGACGATCCACGGCCCAAATATTATGTCCTGGAGATGTTCCCGTATCCGTCGGGACGCATCCATATCGGTCACACCCGCAACTACACGATGGGCGATGTCGTCGCCCGCTATCGGCGGGCTCGCGGCTACAACGTGCTGCACCCGATGGGCTGGGACGCCTTCGGCATGCCGGCGGAAAACGCCGCCATGCAGAACAAGGTCCATCCCAAGGAATGGACCTACGCCAACATCGCCACGATGCGCGATCAGCTGAAGCTGATGGGCTTTTCGATCGATTGGGCGCGCGAGTTTGCCACTTGCGACGTCTGCTATTACGCCCAGCAGCAGCGGCTTTTCTTGGATTTCCTGGAAGCCGGCCTCGTCAAGCGCAAGAGCGCCAAGGTGAACTGGGACCCGGTCGACCAGACGGTGCTCGCCAACGAACAGGTGATCGATGGCCGCGGCTGGCGCTCGGGCGCCGTCGTGGAGCAGCGCGAGCTGACGCAATGGTTCTTCGCCATCTCCGACTATGCCGACGATCTTCTTGAAGAGCTAAAAGGCCTGACCCGCTGGCCGGAGAAGGTCCGCGTGATGCAGGAGAAATGGATCGGCCGCTCCGAGGGGCTGAAGGTTCGTTTCGAGTTTGCGGATGCGAAAGCCTCTGGCGAAGAGTACCTGGAAGTCTTCACGACGCGCCCGGACACGCTTTTCGGCGCCGCCTTCATGGCGCTCTCGCCCGACCATCCGCTTGCAGCAAAACTCGCCGCAACCGATGAGAAGGCCGCCGCTTTCATCGCCGAATGTCATCGCCGCGGCACGTCTGCCGAAGCGATCGAGACGGCGGAAAAGAGCGGCTACGACACGGGGCTCAAGGTTCGCCATCCCTTTATCGAGGGAGCCGTCCTTCCCGTCTACATCGCCAATTTCGTTTTGATGGGTTACGGCACCGGCGCGATCTTCGGCTGCCCGGCGCACGACCAGCGCGACCTCGATTTCGCCAACCGCTACGGGCTGCCGGTCAAGCCGGTGGTGAAGCCGGAAGACGCCGATCCTGAAAACTTCGCCGTCACGGACGAAGCCTATACCGGGCCTGGCCGGCTGTTCCATTCCGACTTCCTCGACGGCATGACGATCGAGGAAGGCAAAGACGCGGTTGCCCGTCGCCTGGAAGCCCGCACGGTTGGGGACGGCCCTCAGGCGGCCCGCGAAGTCAACTTTAGGTTGCGCGATTGGGGTATTTCCAGGCAGCGCTATTGGGGTTGCCCGATCCCGATGATCCATTGCGAGAGCTGCGGATCGGTGCCGGTGCCCGTTGCGGACCTGCCGGTCGAGCTCCCGGACGACATCGATTTCGACAAGCCCGGCAACCCGCTCGACCGTCATCCGACCTGGAAGAATGTCGATTGCCCGAAATGCGGAAAGCCCGCCCGGCGTGAAACCGACACGATGGACACTTTCGTGGATTCCTCGTGGTATTTCGCCCGCTTTACGGCTCCGCAGGCCGACACGCCGACCATTCCGGATGTCGCCGACGCCTGGCTGCCTGTGGACCAGTATATCGGCGGTATCGAGCACGCGATCCTGCATCTTCTCTATTCGCGCTTCTTCGTGCGGGCGATGCAGAAGACAGGTCATCTCGACCTCAAAGAGCCTTTCGCCGGACTCTTCACGCAGGGCATGGTTGTACACGAGACCTATCGTGAGCCGAACGGCCCGTTCCTTCCACCTGAGGAGGTGATCGTAGAGGAGACCGACGGCACGCGGCGGGCGCGCCACGCCAAGAGCGGCGGGATCGTCGAGATCGGCCCCATCGAAAAGATGTCGAAGTCGAAGCGCAACACCGTCGGCCCCGAAGAAATCAGCCGCAACTATGGTGCCGACACCGCACGCTGGTTCATGCTCTCAGACTCGCCGCCTGAGCGCGACGTTCAGTGGTCGGCAGCAGGTGTCGAAGGCGCCCACCGCTTCGTGCAGCGTGTCTGGCGGCTCGTGACCTCGGCAAAGGGGTCTCTTCCGGCGGCCGGCACGCCCCAGCCGTCCGGCTTCAACGAGGCTGATGACGCTCTGCGACGCGCCACACATGCCGCGATCCGCGATGTGACCGACGCCATCGAGAACCTCCGCTTTAACCGCGCCATCGCCTTCGTGCACGATCTTGCGAACCAGATCGGCGGCCACGATAGCGGCGATCGTGACTCCGGCTTGTGGGCTCACAGAGAGGCACTGGAGGCCCTTGTGCTTCTGAGCGCGCCCTTCATGCCGCATTTGGCGGAAGCCTGCTGGCAGGCCCTCGGACATGACAAGCTCGTCGCCGAAACGGCCTGGCCGGAGGCCGATGCGGCTCTTCTCCGCGAGGATGAGATCACCCTCCCCTTGCAGGTGAACGGCAAGAAGCGCGACGATCTCGTCGTGGCCAGAGACGCATCGAAAGAGACGATTGAGGCGGCTGCGCTCGCCTCTGAGACGGTCCAGCGCTTTCTGGAAGGCCGTCCCGCACGCAAAGTGATCGTCGTTCCCGGGAGGATCGTGAATGTGGTCGGCTAG